One genomic window of Nitrosomonas sp. Is35 includes the following:
- a CDS encoding Mut7-C RNAse domain-containing protein, which translates to MAQIGIRFYQSLNDFLAPGQGDTEIIHNFERKASIKDMIESFNVPHPEVERISVNGIAVDFNYTVRDGDHIEVFPQSEDFNGIPAQRLRAELLHPPLFVVDSNLGRLARYLRLLGFDCLYRNDYDDGAVVRIASEQRRVVLTRDRSLLKRRIITHGYFVRADRPKIQTREVLKRFALYSLIRPLTRCTQCNGILTETGKKPIEHRLEPLTKRYYDKFLICPECDRIYWQGSHTMRIKQLLNEFVNEKA; encoded by the coding sequence GTGGCGCAGATCGGAATACGCTTTTATCAATCGTTGAATGATTTTCTTGCACCCGGGCAGGGCGATACGGAGATTATTCACAACTTTGAGCGGAAAGCTTCGATTAAGGACATGATCGAATCGTTCAATGTGCCGCACCCGGAAGTTGAACGAATTTCGGTGAATGGTATTGCAGTAGATTTTAACTATACTGTGCGGGATGGCGATCATATCGAGGTTTTTCCGCAGAGTGAGGATTTTAACGGTATACCGGCACAGCGACTGAGGGCGGAGTTATTGCACCCACCCCTGTTCGTGGTCGATAGCAATCTTGGAAGATTGGCGCGCTATTTGAGGTTGCTTGGATTCGACTGCCTTTATCGTAATGATTACGACGATGGCGCGGTGGTAAGAATAGCCAGTGAGCAACGGCGCGTCGTGCTTACCAGGGATCGTTCGTTATTAAAACGCAGGATCATTACGCACGGGTATTTTGTGCGTGCGGATAGACCGAAAATTCAAACCCGGGAAGTTCTGAAAAGATTTGCGTTATATTCCCTGATCAGACCGTTAACGCGTTGTACCCAGTGCAATGGAATATTGACAGAAACCGGCAAGAAACCTATTGAACATCGTTTGGAGCCGTTGACAAAGCGGTATTACGATAAATTTCTGATCTGCCCGGAATGCGATCGGATCTACTGGCAGGGGAGTCACACTATGCGCATCAAACAGCTGCTTAACGAATTCGTTAACGAGAAAGCGTAA
- a CDS encoding chemotaxis protein CheW: MSLQELKANSVTGVPAMAVDLVTNEFLTFRLGSEEYGIEILKVQEIRGYDSITHIANSPDYIKGVINLRGIIVPIIDMRIKFDLGQATYDQFTVVIILTVAGRVMGIVVDGVSDVITLTDEQMRQAPGLGSVIDTEYIMGLGTVDERMLILIDIEKLMSRSDMGFITHNIN; encoded by the coding sequence ATGTCATTGCAAGAACTGAAAGCAAATAGCGTAACCGGAGTGCCGGCGATGGCAGTCGATCTGGTTACGAATGAGTTTCTGACGTTTCGTTTGGGAAGCGAGGAATATGGGATTGAGATTCTGAAAGTACAAGAAATCCGAGGTTACGATTCCATCACGCATATTGCCAATTCGCCAGACTATATCAAGGGTGTGATTAATCTGCGCGGCATCATCGTTCCGATCATCGACATGCGAATAAAGTTTGATCTGGGTCAGGCAACATATGATCAATTCACGGTGGTCATCATACTCACTGTAGCAGGCCGAGTGATGGGAATTGTGGTTGATGGGGTATCAGACGTGATTACGCTAACAGATGAGCAAATGCGTCAAGCACCGGGTTTAGGTTCGGTAATCGACACGGAATATATCATGGGCTTAGGTACGGTGGATGAGCGGATGCTGATATTGATCGACATCGAAAAGCTAATGAGCCGAAGCGACATGGGCTTTATTACACATAACATTAATTAA
- a CDS encoding methyl-accepting chemotaxis protein, with amino-acid sequence MFKNMTIKSRLIVVIGFLSALLVSIGGMGIYGMNQMNSAFKGVYDDRVLPLGDLGVVLDRIQRIRFNTVISSYSENPAIVSERKSLSDQRAEEIATLWPKYMATKLTTEEAALAKDFEQQWRSLSQSVDHSMSLALNKEFKAAQQNLHDDMFAKFDAAHTTMFKLLDMQRVLGSNEYKAAHQAYQGLLTISNSMIVLGLILAVIAGLLLIRAIIRPLNEAVAIANAVASGDLTTRIEVNSTNETGRLLQALKTMNDNLLDLVGKVRNSTESIATASSEIASGNSDLSHRTEEQASSLEETASSMEELTSTVKQNADNARQANQLAVGASEVAMKGGAVVGQVVQTMSSINDSSKKVVEIISVIDGIAFQTNILALNAAVEAARAGEQGRGFAVVATEVRTLAQRSAAAAKEIKELINDSVTKVDEGTKLVDEAGSTMDEIVTAVKRVTDIMSEISAASQEQSSGIEQINQAVTQMDEVTQQNAALVEEASAAAESMKDQSKVLIQAVSVFKFANHGEQTAVVPATKNPGVVTRLPNRGSATRKAAVNTKAETAPEKLAMPTRKVASGGKEDWEEF; translated from the coding sequence ATGTTTAAAAACATGACCATTAAATCTCGATTGATCGTTGTCATTGGATTTCTTTCTGCGCTGCTAGTTAGCATTGGTGGTATGGGAATTTACGGTATGAACCAAATGAATAGCGCATTCAAAGGTGTTTATGACGATCGTGTTTTGCCTTTGGGCGACCTAGGAGTGGTGTTGGATCGCATTCAACGTATCCGTTTTAATACTGTAATTTCAAGTTATTCTGAGAACCCGGCCATTGTGTCTGAAAGAAAATCACTAAGTGATCAGAGAGCTGAAGAAATAGCCACACTATGGCCGAAATATATGGCAACGAAGTTAACTACTGAAGAAGCCGCATTAGCCAAGGATTTCGAGCAACAATGGAGAAGTCTGTCACAATCTGTCGATCATTCGATGAGCCTGGCGCTGAACAAAGAATTTAAGGCGGCACAACAAAATCTGCATGATGATATGTTTGCCAAATTTGATGCGGCGCATACCACCATGTTCAAATTGCTCGATATGCAGCGGGTACTGGGATCCAATGAATACAAAGCAGCACATCAAGCATACCAGGGATTACTGACGATTAGTAATAGCATGATTGTACTTGGCCTAATTCTGGCTGTAATCGCAGGACTCTTACTGATACGTGCCATCATCAGACCGCTGAATGAGGCCGTTGCTATTGCAAATGCCGTGGCTTCGGGTGACTTGACTACTCGAATCGAAGTGAATTCAACCAATGAAACAGGACGTTTACTGCAAGCACTGAAAACAATGAACGACAATTTGCTGGATTTGGTTGGCAAGGTACGCAACAGCACGGAATCGATCGCAACCGCATCCAGTGAAATTGCGTCAGGTAACTCGGATTTAAGCCACCGCACCGAAGAACAGGCTTCGAGTCTGGAGGAAACAGCGTCTTCGATGGAAGAACTGACGTCAACTGTGAAACAGAATGCGGATAATGCGCGTCAAGCGAATCAACTGGCCGTAGGTGCATCTGAAGTGGCCATGAAAGGTGGTGCTGTAGTTGGACAAGTGGTGCAAACGATGAGCTCGATCAATGACAGTTCGAAAAAAGTGGTTGAGATTATCAGCGTCATCGATGGTATTGCATTCCAAACCAATATACTGGCATTGAATGCCGCAGTGGAAGCAGCCCGCGCTGGAGAACAAGGAAGAGGCTTCGCAGTGGTGGCGACAGAAGTCCGGACACTGGCGCAACGATCAGCAGCGGCAGCCAAAGAGATCAAAGAATTGATCAATGATTCCGTGACAAAAGTGGATGAAGGCACCAAACTGGTGGATGAAGCGGGATCAACCATGGACGAGATCGTTACCGCTGTAAAACGTGTAACCGATATCATGAGTGAAATCTCGGCCGCATCGCAGGAGCAAAGCTCCGGGATAGAGCAAATCAACCAGGCAGTAACGCAAATGGATGAGGTGACGCAACAAAATGCGGCCTTGGTAGAAGAAGCTTCCGCCGCTGCTGAATCAATGAAGGACCAATCCAAAGTATTAATTCAAGCAGTGAGTGTGTTCAAATTCGCGAACCATGGTGAACAAACGGCAGTCGTACCGGCAACAAAAAACCCTGGTGTAGTGACACGGCTGCCTAATCGTGGATCAGCAACCAGGAAAGCTGCGGTTAATACCAAGGCTGAAACAGCACCCGAGAAATTAGCGATGCCAACTCGCAAGGTTGCATCAGGTGGTAAAGAAGATTGGGAAGAATTTTAA
- the lspA gene encoding signal peptidase II gives MKLYISLSIALIFLILDLASKYWVESTLEFGERIPLTGFFNLVLTYNPGAAFSFLSDQPGWQRWFLSGIAGSAALVIIFLLNKYRQEKLFCLSLSLILGGALGNLYDRITLGHVVDFLDFYIGNYHWPAFNIADSAIFIGAALMIYDSFRKKENPEDSAKATK, from the coding sequence ATGAAGCTTTACATCAGCCTAAGCATTGCTTTAATTTTTTTGATATTAGATCTTGCCAGCAAATACTGGGTCGAATCCACGCTGGAATTCGGTGAGCGCATTCCGCTCACCGGTTTTTTCAACTTGGTGTTGACCTACAATCCCGGTGCTGCCTTTAGTTTCCTCAGCGACCAACCCGGCTGGCAACGCTGGTTCCTGAGCGGAATCGCGGGCAGCGCGGCCTTAGTGATTATCTTTCTGCTCAATAAATACCGGCAGGAGAAATTATTTTGTTTATCGCTGAGTTTGATTCTGGGCGGTGCGCTGGGAAATTTGTACGATCGCATTACGCTGGGTCATGTCGTCGATTTCCTGGATTTTTATATTGGAAATTACCACTGGCCGGCGTTTAACATCGCCGATTCCGCTATTTTTATCGGCGCCGCGTTGATGATTTATGACAGTTTCCGGAAAAAAGAAAATCCGGAAGACTCTGCAAAAGCAACGAAATAA
- a CDS encoding di-heme-cytochrome C peroxidase, which translates to MKQYFISSEKRSLFSYVASMLSIGILSACTLIPGNEPDDRHAVTVEKDHLGDSYTKVQYLDQGWNSVDSLWFYYTTQGSNLMPYDFFLALEKPGQSQLFRSDENMNFYRYLPQKASSANPDALPVGWVKDKYKGKEYVGLTCAACHTGQINYNGVGIRIDGGPASADMENIMIDLAKALKHTREDAEAKQRFVKNVLARGNYKSEADVLADLSKYEQRIYSYTYINASQTSYGYARLDAFGRIYNRVLEHTINARELREILSDRKIMDDKVMTKEQIDEILAKIDNVITGEQRDHLMERLSKYLTFEQIALLNNEIFNRPDAPVSYPFLWDIAQHDYVQWNGIADNAGLGPIGRNTGEVIGVFGTLDWKEEKGTSLTSILFQGSGNTRVKFDSSVDVQNLHRIESHLKKLNSPVWPQEILGKINEEQAAKGKLLFDEYCAACHARIDRDDPNRRVVAHMTKVSAIGTDSTMAENSFKYQGYSGILRNQYVGLEVGNILLDKEAPVAALLTQATKNVVATPDPDKWFFQRWTDWAANLVTAYAENEIKSSIKNGNYDPDTTVNPLASLNAYKGRPLNGIWATAPYLHNGSVPSLYDLLLPKKREGDPEDGEYRPDQFEVGSREFDPVKVGLKSSGYKSFTFDTSFPGNSNAGHEYASGKTAQPNGVTLRPLNKDEKLDVLEYLKTL; encoded by the coding sequence GTGAAACAATATTTCATTTCGTCAGAAAAACGATCTTTATTTTCTTATGTAGCTTCGATGCTTTCCATCGGCATACTATCCGCCTGCACCCTTATCCCGGGAAACGAACCTGATGATCGCCACGCGGTTACTGTTGAGAAAGATCATCTTGGCGATAGCTATACAAAGGTGCAATACCTTGATCAGGGTTGGAATTCTGTCGACAGTTTGTGGTTTTACTACACTACACAGGGATCAAACTTGATGCCCTATGATTTCTTTCTGGCGTTGGAGAAGCCGGGACAGTCCCAGCTTTTCCGTTCCGATGAGAATATGAATTTTTACCGGTATTTACCTCAGAAGGCTTCATCGGCAAACCCGGATGCATTGCCGGTCGGTTGGGTTAAAGATAAGTACAAAGGCAAGGAATATGTCGGTTTAACTTGCGCGGCTTGCCACACCGGGCAGATAAACTATAACGGTGTGGGTATCCGCATTGATGGTGGTCCGGCTAGCGCGGATATGGAAAACATCATGATCGATCTGGCAAAAGCCTTGAAACATACGCGCGAAGATGCGGAAGCCAAACAGCGGTTTGTCAAAAATGTATTGGCCAGGGGGAATTACAAGTCGGAAGCTGATGTGCTCGCTGATTTAAGTAAATATGAACAGCGCATATACAGTTATACCTATATCAATGCCAGTCAAACTTCTTATGGCTATGCACGGCTGGATGCCTTCGGACGCATATATAACCGTGTGCTTGAACATACCATTAACGCAAGAGAGCTGAGAGAGATACTGAGCGACCGGAAGATAATGGATGATAAAGTGATGACGAAGGAGCAAATCGATGAAATCCTGGCAAAAATTGATAATGTGATAACGGGAGAGCAGCGTGATCATTTGATGGAACGTCTGAGTAAGTATCTGACATTTGAGCAAATAGCGCTGTTGAATAATGAGATTTTCAATCGGCCTGATGCGCCCGTTAGCTATCCTTTCTTGTGGGATATTGCGCAACACGATTATGTGCAATGGAATGGGATCGCTGACAATGCCGGGCTGGGGCCGATTGGCCGGAATACCGGTGAAGTGATTGGCGTATTTGGCACGCTTGACTGGAAAGAAGAGAAAGGGACGTCATTGACATCGATTCTCTTCCAAGGTTCTGGCAATACGCGCGTCAAATTTGATTCTTCCGTTGATGTGCAAAACTTGCACAGAATTGAATCGCACTTGAAGAAATTGAATTCTCCGGTATGGCCGCAAGAAATTCTAGGAAAAATCAATGAGGAGCAAGCTGCAAAAGGCAAACTATTATTCGATGAATATTGTGCGGCCTGCCATGCCAGAATTGATCGTGACGATCCAAACCGGCGCGTCGTTGCTCATATGACGAAAGTCAGCGCGATAGGAACGGATTCCACGATGGCAGAGAATAGCTTCAAATATCAGGGGTATTCCGGCATTTTGCGCAACCAGTATGTAGGATTGGAAGTGGGTAATATTTTGCTGGATAAGGAAGCGCCCGTTGCAGCCTTGCTGACTCAAGCAACAAAAAATGTAGTGGCTACTCCTGATCCTGATAAGTGGTTTTTCCAGCGTTGGACGGATTGGGCAGCCAATCTTGTAACAGCCTATGCGGAAAATGAGATTAAATCCTCAATCAAAAATGGTAACTATGACCCGGATACTACAGTCAATCCATTGGCCTCACTCAATGCCTACAAGGGACGGCCTTTGAATGGAATCTGGGCAACCGCGCCGTATTTGCACAATGGTTCTGTTCCATCATTGTATGATTTGTTATTACCCAAAAAGCGTGAAGGTGATCCGGAAGATGGGGAATACCGTCCTGATCAATTTGAAGTGGGTTCACGCGAATTTGATCCGGTCAAAGTGGGATTAAAAAGTAGCGGGTATAAAAGCTTCACTTTTGATACCAGTTTTCCTGGCAATAGTAACGCCGGACACGAATATGCATCCGGTAAAACAGCGCAACCGAATGGTGTAACTTTAAGACCGCTGAACAAGGATGAAAAACTCGACGTGCTGGAATATCTTAAAACTCTGTAA
- a CDS encoding cytochrome P450, with amino-acid sequence MSTSYLERYDATPDAEKFPLVRRWMDTEPLPFFKELRAKRPILVTPDCTLVTRFDDVREILLMYKVFTVKPYVPKMDNYLMAHDDDALHTREKSLMQFMLNRDDLPRVRNMVADIAGGILGNASGQIEVVNKFCRMVPATLVQKYFGLTGANREDLIEWSYWNQYDTFHNQPFDLLPPELSKRIIDRHNETSKKLGDYITMLIAKRLLAVKLEKLTFSTIVRLDDDIVTRMLRTSFAKELDFDIKRLGVNAGGLLIGAIETTAQAVAQVLQYLFQHSQWLAAAKAAAQKEDTTEFDGIVWEALRFVPITSYLFRTTVSDYTAAKGTDHETVLRAGTYVLPVTLSATFDERAFESPDEFIPQRNWYNYFHFGFGNHECLGRYVGMVMIPEMVRQVLLKKDVEPKGDIDYKSGPFPEAYDLSWATA; translated from the coding sequence ATGAGTACAAGCTATCTTGAACGGTATGATGCGACTCCCGATGCGGAAAAATTTCCATTGGTGCGCCGCTGGATGGATACGGAACCTTTACCTTTTTTTAAGGAATTGCGCGCTAAGCGTCCAATCCTGGTGACGCCGGATTGCACCTTGGTGACCCGGTTTGACGATGTCAGGGAAATACTGCTGATGTACAAAGTATTTACCGTCAAGCCGTACGTTCCCAAAATGGACAATTACCTAATGGCGCACGATGACGATGCACTGCATACCCGTGAGAAATCGCTGATGCAATTTATGTTGAATCGTGATGATTTGCCCAGAGTGCGCAATATGGTTGCGGATATCGCCGGTGGCATTCTCGGTAACGCCAGTGGGCAGATCGAAGTTGTGAATAAATTTTGCCGGATGGTTCCCGCGACATTGGTGCAAAAGTATTTTGGACTGACGGGCGCTAACAGGGAAGACTTGATCGAATGGTCTTACTGGAATCAATACGATACGTTCCATAATCAGCCATTCGATTTACTGCCTCCGGAACTGTCAAAACGCATTATCGATCGTCATAATGAAACTTCCAAAAAACTGGGAGACTACATCACGATGCTGATTGCGAAGCGGTTACTGGCGGTGAAACTGGAGAAATTGACGTTTTCAACAATCGTCCGATTGGATGATGATATCGTCACCCGGATGCTACGCACCAGTTTTGCTAAAGAACTGGATTTTGATATCAAACGGCTGGGTGTGAATGCCGGCGGCTTGTTGATCGGTGCGATCGAGACCACTGCGCAAGCTGTAGCGCAAGTGCTGCAATATTTGTTCCAGCATTCGCAATGGCTGGCGGCGGCAAAAGCGGCTGCACAGAAGGAAGATACAACCGAGTTCGACGGTATCGTATGGGAAGCATTGCGTTTTGTTCCGATCACATCGTATTTATTCCGCACTACGGTGAGCGATTATACGGCGGCGAAAGGAACAGACCACGAAACAGTTTTGCGTGCCGGTACTTATGTTCTGCCGGTGACGTTATCCGCGACGTTCGATGAACGGGCATTTGAGTCGCCGGACGAATTTATCCCGCAACGTAACTGGTATAACTATTTCCACTTTGGATTCGGCAACCATGAATGCCTGGGGCGTTACGTGGGTATGGTGATGATTCCTGAAATGGTCCGGCAAGTATTGCTGAAGAAAGATGTGGAACCGAAAGGTGATATAGACTACAAATCCGGACCGTTCCCCGAAGCATACGACCTTTCCTGGGCAACAGCGTAG
- the ileS gene encoding isoleucine--tRNA ligase: MTDYKKTLNLLDTPFPMRGNLASREPGMLKAWQDKNLYQKIRAVSKGRPKFILHDGPPYANGDIHIGHAVNKILKDIIIKSKTLSGFDAPYVPGWDCHGLPIEHQIEKKHGKHLPADKVRELCRAFAQEQVERQKADFIRLGVLGDWDNPYLTMNFKTEAGIIRALGKIYQSGYLYQGQKPVNWCIDCGSALAEAEVEYEDKTSPAIDVGFAVQSARSSLSSIFGVVIPENAQAYAIIWTTTPWTLPANQAVSVHPDFDYALVQTARGLVILANELQQACLARYDLTGETLGTCKGQALEHLALQHPFEPRTVKIICGKHVTLEAGTGLVHTAPAHGLDDYFAGQNYGLPSDSPVDGNGKFIASTPLVGGLSVWKANDIVIDTLKTSGHLFCLKKIDHSYPHCWRHKTPIIFRATPQWFIGMNLHSTTASAGDKTLRDLAMQAVDSTAFYPAWGRARLEAMIKNRPDWCVSRQRNWGVPMTFFVHKDTHTLHPRSLELLEQVAQKVEQQGIEAWFALDAAELLGGEAQTYKKLTDTLDVWFDSGTTHDTVVKADAQLKFPVDLYLEGSDQHRGWFQSSLLTGCAIDGRAPYDALLTHGFVVDGSGHKMSKSKGNVIAPQKVMDTSGADILRLWVASTDYSGELSISEEILKRVVESYRRIRNTLRFLLANLMDFNPQTDTVAVADCLEIDRYMLALTQAFQEDLTRSYQRYEFHQVVHKLHNFCSEDLGGFYLDILKDRLYTAAAKGLPRRSAQTALHHIAHSLVRLFAPILSFTSEEVWEHLTGDTQDSVLFHTWHDLPAQPDTESLQQRWAKIRLLRSHVLKKLEDSRTQGEIGSSLAAAVEIRANQEDFALLSALGDDLRFVLIVSEVRLIPVNDPQQEGMTVTSSAHTKCERCWHYRQDTGQHAEHSTLCKRCVSNLYGRGEERHYA, encoded by the coding sequence ATGACTGATTATAAGAAAACGCTCAATTTACTCGACACACCGTTTCCGATGCGCGGCAATCTGGCCAGCCGAGAACCGGGTATGCTGAAAGCCTGGCAAGACAAAAACCTGTATCAAAAAATCCGCGCCGTCAGCAAAGGACGTCCCAAATTCATTCTGCATGACGGCCCGCCTTATGCCAACGGTGACATTCACATCGGTCATGCCGTCAACAAAATCCTCAAGGACATCATCATCAAGAGCAAGACACTATCCGGTTTTGATGCGCCGTACGTTCCCGGCTGGGATTGCCATGGCTTGCCGATTGAGCATCAGATCGAAAAGAAACACGGCAAACATTTGCCTGCCGACAAAGTACGAGAACTCTGCCGCGCCTTTGCGCAAGAGCAAGTGGAGCGTCAAAAAGCCGATTTCATTCGCCTGGGTGTCCTAGGTGACTGGGATAATCCATATCTCACGATGAATTTCAAAACCGAAGCCGGTATTATCCGCGCACTGGGAAAAATTTATCAAAGCGGCTATCTGTATCAGGGACAAAAACCGGTCAATTGGTGTATCGATTGTGGCTCTGCCTTGGCTGAAGCGGAAGTAGAATACGAAGACAAAACTTCACCGGCGATTGATGTGGGATTTGCCGTTCAGTCCGCGCGCTCATCGCTGAGCAGCATCTTCGGCGTCGTCATTCCTGAAAATGCGCAAGCTTACGCCATCATCTGGACCACCACACCGTGGACATTACCGGCTAACCAAGCGGTCAGCGTGCATCCCGATTTCGACTACGCGCTGGTGCAAACTGCACGCGGTCTGGTGATTCTTGCCAATGAATTACAGCAAGCTTGTCTAGCACGCTATGATTTAACCGGTGAAACGCTCGGCACCTGCAAAGGCCAGGCATTAGAACATCTGGCCCTGCAACATCCATTTGAGCCGCGCACGGTAAAAATCATTTGTGGCAAGCATGTCACCCTGGAAGCTGGTACCGGACTGGTGCACACCGCGCCCGCGCACGGTTTGGATGACTATTTTGCCGGTCAGAATTACGGCCTGCCGAGTGACAGCCCGGTGGATGGCAACGGCAAGTTTATTGCCAGTACACCTTTGGTGGGCGGGCTTTCGGTATGGAAAGCCAACGATATTGTCATCGATACGCTCAAAACCAGCGGGCATCTGTTTTGCCTGAAAAAAATCGACCACAGCTACCCGCACTGCTGGCGGCACAAAACCCCCATCATTTTCCGCGCAACCCCGCAATGGTTCATCGGTATGAATCTGCACAGCACAACTGCGAGTGCTGGAGATAAAACATTACGCGATCTGGCCATGCAAGCCGTCGATTCCACCGCATTCTATCCGGCATGGGGCAGAGCGCGCCTGGAAGCGATGATCAAAAACCGCCCGGACTGGTGTGTATCCCGCCAGCGTAATTGGGGCGTGCCGATGACCTTCTTTGTGCATAAAGATACCCATACATTGCATCCACGCTCACTTGAGCTGCTTGAGCAAGTCGCGCAAAAAGTCGAGCAACAAGGTATCGAAGCCTGGTTTGCCCTCGATGCCGCCGAATTGCTCGGCGGCGAAGCGCAAACGTATAAAAAGCTGACCGACACGCTGGACGTCTGGTTCGATTCCGGCACCACGCATGACACCGTTGTCAAAGCGGATGCGCAACTCAAATTCCCGGTGGATCTGTATCTGGAAGGCTCGGATCAGCATCGCGGCTGGTTTCAGTCTTCATTGCTGACCGGTTGCGCCATTGATGGCCGTGCACCCTATGATGCATTGCTCACGCATGGATTTGTGGTCGATGGCAGCGGTCACAAAATGAGTAAATCCAAGGGTAATGTCATCGCCCCGCAAAAAGTGATGGATACTTCCGGCGCCGATATTTTACGGTTGTGGGTCGCTTCCACCGATTACTCAGGCGAACTTTCCATTTCCGAGGAAATTCTGAAACGGGTGGTGGAAAGCTACCGGCGGATCCGCAATACGCTACGCTTCTTACTGGCAAATTTGATGGACTTTAATCCACAGACAGACACCGTTGCCGTGGCAGATTGTCTGGAAATCGACCGCTATATGCTGGCATTGACCCAAGCCTTTCAGGAAGATTTAACGCGCAGCTATCAACGCTATGAATTCCATCAGGTTGTGCATAAACTGCACAATTTCTGCTCTGAAGACCTGGGAGGATTTTATCTGGACATCCTCAAGGATCGCCTGTACACGGCAGCAGCCAAAGGTCTTCCGCGCCGTTCGGCACAAACTGCGCTACACCATATCGCGCATAGTTTGGTGCGGCTGTTTGCGCCGATTTTGAGTTTTACCTCGGAGGAGGTCTGGGAGCATTTGACGGGCGATACTCAGGATAGTGTGTTGTTTCATACGTGGCACGACCTCCCAGCACAACCGGATACCGAATCATTGCAGCAACGGTGGGCAAAAATCCGTTTGCTGCGTTCGCACGTGCTGAAAAAACTGGAAGATTCCCGCACACAAGGAGAAATCGGTTCCTCATTAGCAGCTGCGGTAGAAATACGCGCCAATCAGGAAGATTTCGCCTTACTAAGTGCACTGGGCGACGACTTGCGTTTCGTATTGATCGTCTCCGAAGTCCGCCTGATTCCAGTCAATGACCCGCAGCAGGAAGGCATGACCGTGACATCCAGTGCGCATACGAAATGCGAGCGGTGCTGGCACTATCGCCAGGATACCGGCCAGCATGCGGAACATTCAACGCTGTGCAAACGTTGCGTCAGCAATCTTTATGGTCGTGGCGAAGAGCGGCACTATGCGTAA
- a CDS encoding bifunctional riboflavin kinase/FAD synthetase: MHTWRKVPSGAKTPVALTIGNFDGVHLGHQAMLSRLKDTASRLGLPACVMTFEPHPREFFAPDQAPVRLSSLREKLTCLIQTEVDCIHICRFNYDFARIGAEQFIADILNKELAVRWLLVGDDFRFGARRTGDFAMLQALSAENNFSVEAMPSVTIDGQRVSSTATRQALANGDLDTARKLLGRPYSISGRVVDGDKLGKQLGFPTANIQLQHNRPPLSGIFVVSVYGAIPSSPATPLRGVASLGVRPTTHDNGRPVLEVHLFDFHQKIYGQQLQVNFLHKLRDEEKYVDINTLIRQIEKDVAQAKSFFMTTPIHSNSMRNAL, translated from the coding sequence ATGCATACATGGCGAAAAGTGCCATCCGGTGCCAAAACACCGGTTGCACTGACCATAGGCAATTTCGACGGGGTCCATTTAGGCCACCAGGCCATGCTTTCCCGGTTGAAAGACACCGCCAGCCGGCTAGGGCTTCCGGCCTGTGTCATGACTTTTGAACCGCATCCGCGTGAATTTTTCGCGCCGGATCAAGCACCTGTCCGGCTCTCCAGTTTACGGGAAAAATTAACCTGCTTGATTCAGACAGAAGTCGACTGTATCCACATTTGCCGTTTCAATTACGATTTTGCCAGAATCGGCGCGGAACAATTTATCGCGGACATCCTGAATAAAGAACTTGCAGTGCGCTGGCTGCTGGTCGGCGATGATTTCCGTTTTGGCGCGCGGCGCACCGGTGACTTCGCCATGTTGCAAGCATTGTCAGCAGAAAATAACTTTTCTGTCGAAGCCATGCCCAGTGTTACCATCGACGGGCAGCGCGTTTCTAGTACCGCAACCCGGCAGGCGCTTGCCAACGGCGATCTCGACACCGCCAGGAAATTGCTCGGCAGACCTTACAGCATCAGCGGACGGGTCGTAGATGGGGATAAATTAGGCAAGCAACTTGGATTTCCCACCGCGAACATTCAATTGCAGCATAACCGCCCGCCGCTTTCGGGTATTTTTGTCGTATCCGTGTACGGTGCCATACCATCCTCACCCGCTACTCCGCTGCGAGGTGTTGCCAGTCTGGGTGTGCGGCCGACGACCCATGATAATGGCAGGCCTGTGCTGGAGGTTCATTTGTTCGATTTTCATCAGAAAATTTACGGACAGCAATTACAGGTTAACTTCTTGCACAAATTACGCGACGAAGAAAAATATGTGGATATCAACACACTCATCCGGCAAATCGAGAAAGATGTCGCGCAAGCCAAAAGCTTTTTTATGACTACCCCGATTCATTCCAATAGCATGCGCAACGCCCTTTAA